The Anopheles moucheti chromosome 3, idAnoMoucSN_F20_07, whole genome shotgun sequence genome contains the following window.
CGCATATAGTGCACTGCGGTACGATTGATTCGTTTTTTGGTGGAATATTGATTGGTGATTCCGTGGACAAACGTGCGGATTGTGCGGATGCCTAGCATGGAGCAAACTACTGCAGCAACGTGAGATGAGCCATTGCCACGAGCATCATCGTTCGTGAATCATTTTGGAAATAGAAATTCGGCCATCATAATCGGTATAATCAGGTGAGTTCACGGTTCCGTAACTAAAGTGGACAGTGGAGAAAACATTCGATGATTTTAAAAGTTGCTCAGACGGACTCGTAGGATTGTTTCAGGACGTACAAGGCAAATCGCAAAATGTGTAAACATGCCTCGTAAGTTGAAGCATTCACTCACCCACTTGATGTTATCATGTGATAAGGTTTCTTTAGACCAATGAATGTATGAAGTGGCAATTCGTGCTTGCATAAAAGATTCCTTCGTGAATCgttttgaatgtaaaatatactacatacattacattacagtACATTTCAGCAAATCATTGGCCTGCCATCGTTGCTAACCCTATAGATAATCAGTAGTACATATAGTGCTGTGCATCATAGATCTTCTACTGCAACATGGCCAACAACGGAGAAGCATGGCTATAgtgatttatttcgttttgtttgttttaccttcACAGAAAGATCTGGTGCCTGGATATTCGATGTGCTGTGGTACGACGACGAGTTCTCCGCTGCTGACCCCCTTTTCTCCGTACATGGATACATGGCGTATTGTAATCGCACGCTCGCTATTAAGGCCGTTTTGTTTGCAGgagtttttcttctccttctgtACCAACTTAACTCTAGGTTGGATAGTAGCAGCGGTAGTGCCAACCGATACCCACACCTAAAGCTGGGGTATGTAGAGCGCCCGTGAACCTTTGTCAACATGTGATTCATTCTCCGATCTGTCATTCCATAGCGCAACCCCATGGCCAAAGCGAACTCACGGAAGCACAGAGCTACACCCGTCTACTCCCACGGTACGTAGCGATGGAAAGGACACGATCACGAACGAGCAGCATCACAGCAACGATGACCAACTTCTAAACAACGATTCCAATGGGTTCGCATCGGGTGCACCCAACCGTGTGGGGCCCGAACGAAATCAAACGGTCGATTTGGACGTACAGCACAATAATAGTGAACTTAAGAATGTGATACAAAACCTTGCGAAAGAACCAACCAAACGcacaggagcagcagcagcagcagctacgGTATCTGAACAGTATGAACTTAACGGTGATAAGTCGAATAGTAACGTTTCTTCGAACGTAACTCCTAGTACTAAGTCTGGCAGCTCAAATAGTCATTTTAGCAGTAGTAACAGTAGTATAGATAATGTAGGCAACATCTCCGGGTTCAATAACGTAAAGTCTGAAAAGGAAAGCATAGCCAGCAACAAATCAGCACACGAAGCAGTTAACAATGTTCAAGCGAATTCCTCAATCGTACCGGCACCGAAGCTGGACGCACCTGTGAATATGTTACCGATAGAGTACGGTACTGCTAGAGAGAGACCCGACAGATTGGACGATTTATCGGAAAAGTTTACCATAAACAGCTGTCCGCCAATCCCTCCAAATCTTGGTAAATAACCTCGCAGCGCTATGTGGTCTATGTCAATCTTTTAAACTCGCTATTCTTTCTCGCCTTTTTAGACGGACCAATCGATGTGGATGTTGCGTTTGAGCCATTGAGCGCGGTAGAAAAGCGGTTCGCTTTCAAACTGCAGCCCGGTGGCCAGTACACGCCACCGGACTGTACGGCACGGAACCGTGTCGCCATCGTGGTACCGTACCGTGATCGTGAGCAACATTTACCGATCTTCCTCAAGAACATACACCCATTTCTGATGAAGCAACAGCTTGAGTATGGCATTTACATAGTGGAACAGACTGCTGGATCGTCGTTTAACCGTGCGGCGCTCATGAACATCGGGTTTGTTGAAGCGATGAAACAAAGGAACTGGGAATGTATAGTGTTTCACGATATCGATTTGCTTCCAATGGATGATCGTAATCTTTATACGTGCCCGGACCAGCCGCGCCACATGTCGGTTGCTGTCGATACCTTCGGTTTCAAGCTACCGTACAGTACCATCTTCGGCGGGGTGTCTGCAATGACGGAGAAACAGTTTCGCATGGTGAACGGATTCTCCAACTCGTTCTGGGGTTGGGGTGGCGAAGATGACGACATGTCTAACAGGTAtgttaacaatatttttaagtAACACTGACACAAGCTAATAACAAGTTCTCCTTTTAACGAGTTAGtagaatcaaatcaaatcgaaATGCTAAGAAAATATCGTTTTCATTGAAACAAATCTTGCATAATAAGCATTAGCGTTCCTGGATTTCGAAACCATCGAAGAAACTTTTACCTGATATTGATTATGCAGAAGTTGCTCAGATCAATACCAACTGCCACAATAGCTTAGGATTGAATACAATAACATCGAGAAACGATTGAACAGAGCACGCGAAAGACCCATATCCACCGAAGAACTTAAGAAAGTTACTGATGCAAAGGGAAAAAAGTTTCAGCTACAGAGGATAAAACACATATCCTTAAAAGCATTTTGAAGGTGTTGAAAGCATGGGATATCATTTCATTCCGTTGTTCTACGAGTGACACCGCATGGGATCAATATTGAAACAATAACATTACAAGGATCAAGGGATGTATGAAAATAGTTCATTCGTTTCTTTCATTTGATCAAGTTGAAAAGCAAAGTATCCACACTTTGAATGAGTATTGCCTCGGTGTAGAACGAATTATTTAGCTTTTCCTATACAATATGTGACATAGAACCTTCCGAACATAACGAATATTCGTCATAACGATTAAAACTGGTACACTGGTGAGGTTTAAAGCCGTCAGAAGGAAAGTTTACTTTGattgatgcattttttattactAAAACATCACATGCTGATTTATGGATGGTTTATTTTAAGGTTAAAACATGTCGGTTTCCATATCGCCCGGTACCCGGTCAACATTGCCCGTTATACGATGCTAAAtcacaaaaaggaaaaggccAATCCCAAACGGTACATGTACAGGCGAATTGTTACTGTTGTACAATCAATAATCTCTATTTCCTCCCGAAACGATAGGtacgaaaaactggtcaatggTGCAAAACGGTTCGATAGCGATGGACTTAATTCGTTGCATTATCAACTGGTAAACTTAATACGCAAACCTTTGTACACCTGGATTCAGGCAGATATTTCACCTGAAGTAAGTATCTTCCGGATTGGCCACTGTTCCGTTTCCTATCTCACGTGTGTACCTAATTCTATCCCACAGGGTAGCTGATGATTGTCATTTCTAGCAGATTGGCTAGGATAATTTAAAGAACAAAAAGGACAGTGGTAACCACTGTCCCAAAGAGGCCGAGGGAATCGCAAACAACCAGCGCAATGTAGATATCGTCGTGtcgatgtgtttgtgtatgaaGCAGTAAGTAAAACGTTTGTGTTGATATGCAAATGTATCATGCTACTCATAATTTAGCAGACAGGGAATGGTGCAGTTTAAAGACAAGGTGAACCTATTTCCATCCATTCATTCATGGAACAAACGTaaccaacaacaaatcaaagcaGAATTTTTAAGCGCAGCAAAACATTATTACtccaaaaaaaccccgaaaaataATCCGCGTCATCCTGTTTCCTTCGTTTGGGGAAAGTGATACAACTATATAGTAAGAAGTCCATCGATCCCATAATTCGTATTTATTTAGAAAGGCCTAATTTAAGTAGCGTTTTAAGCTGTAGTTTGATTCCTGATTGCAAATACTCTCGATCCGTGATCACGTGCTAGTGGGGGGGTTGGTACTTAGCGTTGGCATACACGTTTCCTAAAAGGCATGACTATTCTTAAcgcacagcaacaaaatagGCTCGAAAAGTGTACAATGAGTGCAATGTTCAGATTTTGAGGGACAACACAGTTTTTAGGTAGaaatttgttgtgttttctgtttgtgttCTGAAGAAAAGGACTTAATTTTCCGAATGTTCGAGTTTAATGTTTCCTCACGTTAAATAACTTTACATTAGGTAATTCAAAAATGATTCTCTTGTCTGTGTTATTTAGTGTATAATAATTAGAGCCGAATGCTGCAAAACTACAGACCCAGGGAACGTAAACAATTTCTAACACGCTAGTTAATTTGTTATGGAACGTTGAGAAAAGGACGTGAATTGGGAAACGaagtttttgaattatttaaagaaaaaaaactattatttCTCACTGATATTTACCGCGAGATCTGATCTTTTAGTATTGGAAACgtgtttgtaaaacaaaataagcGTGAAAAAGTCgtataacaataacaaaacggAGCTTTACTTACGAACGTATATATGCACAAATTACACGATTTAGGCAATTAATTCGTTATGATCAAAATGTTAAAAGccgcatacaaacacacacgggcaCAAATGTTTCTTACGTTCCGTCCGGGCAAGAACATTTATCTCTACTgcgcaaaaaaatgaaagatgaAATTTAGAAAGCTAGAAAACAGGAACAAAGCACTTTGCGCTATATCGGTAACCATTGAATACGTGTGAACGTTATCGAACAAAATGTTACATTGGTTGGTGGTGCTTCTTAATACACCGTTTAGGTTCTTAGTCGAGTACAAGCAAATGGCTGGTGATGAATTTCTAAGCCTTCTGCCACTTCAAACAGTTTGATTAGTGCAGAACACGGACGAAATGCTTTCAATCATCGTAAAAGTATTATTAATAGAGGAAATTTCAAACAGCTCGGGATTTCGCACGGTCACGTGGCTCCACTATTAACCCATGTATCTACCTTTTTCGAATATAGTCCTAATTAAACTCCATACCAGCCTCATACCGAAATAGaaactgcaaacaaacaaactagcTCTGGAGGATCCAATGTACAACGATACAATATAAGGAAGACAAAAACTACGTTGTAGAGAATGAGGagttgtctttttttctttcgggaGAGTGATTATTACAAATCCAGTTCACCTGTTAGGTAGCATTATTGCAAATTATTGTACTGGCTGTTGATTCCACTTATTATTACAGCGAGCGAGAGGCGACTTACTCCCGAATGAAGAAAGAATATCCACAGATAAGCTCTCGTTTCAAAAGTATTCCAACCATCAAGTATCTCTCGACATGATAATCCACAATTATTCTTAATATTACGGGCAAATGTAATGTAGGGTCTAGCAGCGTCTGTTTGGAGCTCCTCTTATTTCCGTGAAGATACTCTGAAAATCGAATTCAAACAATAAACTGTAGAAACAAATAACACAAACGTTGAGAGTTCATTCAATCTCATCTTGTACGATTGTTTGCTTCGGATGTGAGTACAGGTGTATCCAGAGGAACTGAAGCATTATTTTTCAACGAAAAGTGCGAAGTAATCAAATCACTATTTTATCGCTTTCATTAACTATCAATTTTATCATCTATCTATCCAATAACGACCGATTCTTCGCTCCTGTAAAACATCCAATGTTAATGAATTTGTCCTTGCTTATATTCTTGTTATGCAGAATGCTtgtttttaacattatttatgtatttataaAATCCATTAAAATCTATAATTTTAATTCGAATTTCTTTCAAACACAATTACGAACAGCTCGTTTGAAATTAAAGGCAAAATACTTGACGCACCGTACATGACACCTGTTCTTGTAACGCAGGCTGCACTATCTAGTTTACAGCTCGCTCATAATTTGTATTCATTTGACAGATGGTCTTTGCAATGTTGGATattattttcacattttactttactactactactactactactactactacta
Protein-coding sequences here:
- the LOC128300649 gene encoding beta-1,4-N-acetylgalactosaminyltransferase bre-4, producing the protein MAYCNRTLAIKAVLFAGVFLLLLYQLNSRLDSSSGSANRYPHLKLGATPWPKRTHGSTELHPSTPTVRSDGKDTITNEQHHSNDDQLLNNDSNGFASGAPNRVGPERNQTVDLDVQHNNSELKNVIQNLAKEPTKRTGAAAAAATVSEQYELNGDKSNSNVSSNVTPSTKSGSSNSHFSSSNSSIDNVGNISGFNNVKSEKESIASNKSAHEAVNNVQANSSIVPAPKLDAPVNMLPIEYGTARERPDRLDDLSEKFTINSCPPIPPNLDGPIDVDVAFEPLSAVEKRFAFKLQPGGQYTPPDCTARNRVAIVVPYRDREQHLPIFLKNIHPFLMKQQLEYGIYIVEQTAGSSFNRAALMNIGFVEAMKQRNWECIVFHDIDLLPMDDRNLYTCPDQPRHMSVAVDTFGFKLPYSTIFGGVSAMTEKQFRMVNGFSNSFWGWGGEDDDMSNRLKHVGFHIARYPVNIARYTMLNHKKEKANPKRYEKLVNGAKRFDSDGLNSLHYQLVNLIRKPLYTWIQADISPEGS